The following proteins come from a genomic window of Lachnoclostridium phytofermentans ISDg:
- a CDS encoding SPL family radical SAM protein, translating into MHYKEAKGILSSTNGMNLYRGCTHGCIYCDARSKCYQMDHEFEDIEVKINAPTLLESALRSKRKKCMIGTGAMSDPYLSLEPELKLTRTCLSLINQYGFGLSIQTKSNRILRDIDLLKSIHEKSKCVVQITLTTYDEEICKIIEPGVCTTRERFEVLLKMKENNIPTVVWLDPILPFITDTEENLRGILNYCVEAKVYGIICFGMGLTLREGNREYFYQQLDKHFPGLKKRYQETYGYAYEIMSKHNDKLMKIFYDICQNNHIVCDNKKVFQYLHEYEEKNKTEQLSLF; encoded by the coding sequence GTGCACTATAAAGAAGCGAAAGGAATTCTATCGAGTACCAATGGAATGAATTTATATAGGGGCTGTACTCATGGCTGTATCTATTGCGATGCTAGAAGTAAGTGTTACCAGATGGACCATGAGTTTGAAGATATCGAAGTAAAGATAAATGCACCGACGTTATTGGAAAGTGCTCTTCGTAGCAAGAGAAAAAAGTGTATGATAGGAACTGGTGCAATGAGTGATCCCTATCTTTCTCTAGAGCCTGAATTAAAGCTAACTAGAACCTGCTTATCTTTAATTAATCAATACGGGTTTGGTCTTAGCATTCAAACAAAATCAAACCGGATCCTTCGTGATATTGATCTCTTAAAAAGTATTCATGAAAAATCAAAGTGTGTCGTTCAGATTACCCTAACTACCTATGACGAAGAGATATGCAAAATCATTGAACCGGGGGTATGTACCACTAGAGAACGGTTTGAAGTGCTATTAAAAATGAAAGAGAATAACATACCAACGGTAGTATGGCTTGATCCAATCTTACCATTTATTACGGATACAGAAGAAAATTTAAGAGGTATCTTAAATTACTGCGTAGAAGCCAAGGTATATGGAATCATTTGCTTTGGAATGGGACTAACGTTAAGAGAAGGAAATCGAGAATATTTTTATCAACAATTAGACAAACATTTTCCGGGGCTAAAAAAACGATACCAAGAAACCTATGGCTATGCCTACGAGATAATGAGTAAACATAATGATAAACTTATGAAAATTTTCTATGATATTTGCCAGAACAATCATATCGTATGTGACAACAAAAAAGTTTTTCAATATCTTCATGAATATGAGGAGAAAAATAAGACGGAGCAGTTGAGTTTATTCTAG
- a CDS encoding DUF6144 family protein codes for MGEIVNTRVKRLYDSIEKHVGKEKADTLLTKITLPKSASPQKRFEWACNVCTLLEENFDEDTICEIRMDCCCKPSMLHMKKLKELYSKSESLPGYANLASNETPAKFWAEGSVLYMSYPECYCSDVKHTKGTMSKTWCLCTLGYTKYMYEYIFGCAVKVELLESVKLGNNRCVIRIESEEKPV; via the coding sequence ATGGGTGAAATCGTGAATACTCGAGTAAAAAGATTGTATGACAGCATTGAAAAGCATGTTGGAAAAGAAAAGGCAGATACGCTTCTTACTAAGATAACATTACCAAAATCCGCTTCACCCCAAAAACGCTTTGAGTGGGCATGCAATGTATGTACACTCCTAGAAGAAAACTTTGATGAAGATACGATTTGTGAGATTCGTATGGACTGTTGTTGTAAGCCATCTATGTTACATATGAAAAAATTAAAAGAACTTTATTCTAAGTCGGAAAGTCTTCCGGGTTATGCGAACCTTGCAAGCAATGAAACTCCTGCAAAGTTTTGGGCAGAAGGAAGTGTTTTGTATATGAGTTATCCAGAATGCTATTGTTCCGATGTAAAACATACCAAAGGAACAATGTCGAAAACATGGTGTTTATGTACGTTAGGATATACAAAGTATATGTACGAATATATCTTTGGTTGTGCTGTTAAAGTAGAACTGCTTGAGAGTGTAAAGTTAGGAAACAATCGTTGTGTAATAAGGATTGAATCGGAAGAAAAACCAGTTTAG
- a CDS encoding GntR family transcriptional regulator yields the protein MKIDFESGKPIFQQIAEQIEDAIFIGAFEEGTQIPSTTEVSTSFQINPATVLKGMNQLMEDGILYKKRGVGVFVCEGARNQIVGKRKEKFYESYVESLITEARKLDLTKQDIIELIERGLAK from the coding sequence ATGAAAATTGATTTTGAAAGTGGTAAACCAATCTTTCAACAGATAGCAGAGCAAATTGAAGATGCCATATTTATTGGAGCTTTTGAAGAAGGTACACAAATACCATCTACTACGGAAGTTTCAACGTCATTTCAAATTAATCCAGCAACTGTATTAAAGGGAATGAATCAGCTTATGGAAGACGGAATTTTATATAAGAAAAGAGGGGTTGGAGTGTTTGTCTGTGAAGGAGCAAGAAACCAGATCGTTGGAAAAAGAAAAGAAAAGTTTTATGAAAGTTATGTAGAAAGCTTAATAACAGAAGCAAGAAAACTTGATTTAACAAAACAAGATATTATTGAGTTAATAGAGAGGGGGTTAGCAAAATGA
- a CDS encoding ABC transporter ATP-binding protein: MNGITIEQVSKRFGNVVALDNINLSLKAGKIYGLLGRNGAGKSTLLNVITNRLFAEDGKVVIDGENATENDETLSKIFYMSEGNCYPENYTVKDVFQAAKLFYGEFDFEYAKRLCKKFDLNIKKKIKGLSTGYGSIYKIITALCLPVPYLLLDEPVLGLDANHRELFYQLILEDYNRYERTIIISTHLIEEVSGLIEEVIIINKGKVIRQESCEEILSSGYTVSGNAKDIEQFIKDKNVLSETSLGGLRSVCILGKLNRAEIPDTLEITKLDLQKLFVNLTSEKEEME; encoded by the coding sequence ATGAATGGAATTACGATTGAACAAGTGAGTAAAAGATTTGGAAATGTTGTTGCATTAGATAACATCAACCTATCGCTTAAAGCCGGAAAAATCTATGGCCTTCTTGGTAGAAATGGTGCTGGTAAATCAACATTATTAAATGTAATAACCAACCGATTATTTGCAGAAGATGGAAAAGTAGTAATTGACGGGGAGAATGCAACTGAAAATGATGAGACATTATCTAAGATTTTTTATATGAGTGAAGGTAACTGTTATCCTGAAAACTACACAGTAAAAGATGTTTTTCAAGCAGCGAAGTTATTTTACGGTGAATTTGATTTTGAATATGCGAAGAGGCTTTGTAAAAAATTTGATTTGAACATTAAGAAGAAAATTAAGGGCTTATCAACTGGGTATGGTTCAATTTATAAAATTATCACAGCATTGTGTTTACCAGTACCCTATCTATTATTAGATGAACCTGTATTAGGACTGGATGCAAATCATCGAGAACTATTTTACCAACTAATCTTAGAGGATTATAACCGATATGAAAGAACGATTATTATCTCAACGCATTTGATTGAGGAAGTGTCAGGACTAATTGAGGAAGTAATCATAATAAATAAGGGTAAGGTAATTCGACAGGAGTCATGCGAGGAAATATTAAGTTCTGGTTATACAGTTTCCGGAAATGCAAAAGATATTGAACAGTTCATTAAGGATAAGAATGTGTTAAGTGAGACTAGTCTTGGTGGGCTTAGGAGTGTATGTATTCTCGGAAAGTTAAATCGTGCAGAGATTCCAGATACCTTAGAGATTACGAAGTTAGATCTTCAGAAATTATTTGTTAATCTTACAAGTGAAAAGGAGGAGATGGAATAA
- a CDS encoding cysteine desulfurase family protein, with the protein MIYLDYAANTPASEEVLKVYLETEQQFIANPNSSHPLGILAKERLTEVTKELATLLKVEPEQIIPTSGASEANNLAIKGITYGYRENGRHIISTCLEHPSVSGSLTFLQSLGYEIDLVDILPNGQVDLEHLKELLRKDTVLVSICTVDSELGTVQPIKEIAKILESYENCFFHTDATQGFGKIEVDLSLADLTTFTPHKFYGLNGTGVLVKKKDVVLLPQIHGGSSTTIYRSGTPMLSNVVALTEAVNLSLEHYEDRLNRVVSLRKQFESKLSKYPNVRINSTECGVPHILNISVKGVRAITMKEHLEEYGICISIKSACSATMTPSRPVYAVTKDKKNALSSFRISLSHLTTEEEVEKFFEGFDASYQKAMKN; encoded by the coding sequence ATGATATATCTTGATTATGCAGCAAATACACCAGCATCTGAAGAAGTACTTAAGGTGTATTTGGAAACGGAACAGCAATTTATAGCAAACCCCAATTCCTCACATCCGTTAGGAATATTAGCAAAAGAACGATTGACAGAAGTGACCAAGGAGTTAGCAACACTCCTTAAGGTTGAACCAGAGCAGATTATCCCGACTTCTGGTGCAAGTGAAGCAAATAACCTTGCAATCAAAGGAATTACTTATGGCTACCGTGAAAATGGCAGACATATTATATCTACATGCTTAGAACATCCATCGGTAAGTGGAAGCTTAACATTCTTACAAAGTCTTGGCTATGAGATCGATTTGGTAGACATTTTGCCAAATGGACAGGTGGATTTAGAACATTTAAAGGAGCTGCTTCGTAAAGATACGGTACTTGTATCAATCTGTACGGTTGACAGCGAGTTAGGAACGGTTCAACCTATCAAAGAAATTGCAAAAATTCTTGAAAGTTATGAGAACTGTTTCTTCCATACAGATGCAACACAAGGCTTTGGAAAGATAGAGGTAGACTTATCCTTAGCAGACCTTACTACCTTTACTCCTCATAAATTCTATGGATTAAATGGAACCGGTGTCTTAGTAAAGAAAAAAGATGTGGTATTGCTACCACAAATCCATGGTGGTAGCAGTACCACAATTTATCGTAGTGGAACACCTATGCTATCGAATGTAGTTGCATTAACGGAGGCGGTAAATCTTTCGTTGGAGCATTATGAAGACAGGCTTAACAGAGTGGTCTCATTGCGTAAACAATTTGAATCAAAATTAAGTAAATACCCAAATGTTCGTATCAATAGTACAGAGTGTGGGGTTCCCCATATCCTAAACATCAGCGTGAAGGGTGTTAGAGCGATTACGATGAAGGAACATCTTGAGGAATATGGCATCTGTATCTCGATTAAATCTGCTTGCTCGGCTACAATGACACCTTCAAGACCAGTCTATGCAGTTACGAAAGATAAAAAAAATGCATTATCTTCTTTTCGAATTAGCCTAAGTCATTTGACGACAGAGGAGGAAGTAGAAAAGTTTTTCGAAGGTTTTGATGCAAGTTATCAAAAGGCTATGAAGAATTAA
- a CDS encoding YkgJ family cysteine cluster protein gives MDRKVSLSEISDGKLYGLNDMVKAGCNDCKGCSACCKGMGKSIILDPFDIFRFTTNLGKSFEELLNDKIELNIVDGVILPNLKMVGESESCAFLNNEGRCSIHANRPGICRIFPLGRYYEDHAYQYILQIHECKYKNRSKVKVSKWIDTNDSKRNEQFIIDWHYFLKDLQEQIKKSADSTWIRNINLYLLNAFYQKPYVKDKDFYLQFEERLELMKSYLVSLER, from the coding sequence ATGGATAGAAAAGTCAGTTTAAGTGAAATCTCCGATGGAAAGTTGTATGGATTAAATGATATGGTGAAAGCAGGATGTAATGATTGTAAAGGATGTTCTGCTTGTTGTAAGGGGATGGGAAAATCTATTATATTAGACCCATTTGATATCTTTCGATTCACAACTAATCTTGGGAAAAGCTTTGAGGAATTACTAAATGATAAAATTGAGCTAAATATTGTAGATGGGGTTATCCTACCGAATCTTAAGATGGTAGGGGAATCCGAAAGTTGTGCTTTTCTTAATAACGAGGGAAGATGTAGTATTCATGCGAATCGCCCAGGAATTTGTAGAATATTCCCGCTTGGGAGATATTATGAAGATCATGCGTACCAATACATACTACAAATTCATGAATGTAAGTATAAGAATCGTTCCAAAGTCAAGGTGAGCAAATGGATTGACACGAACGATTCCAAAAGAAACGAACAGTTTATTATCGACTGGCATTATTTCTTAAAAGACTTACAGGAGCAAATAAAAAAATCAGCAGATTCTACTTGGATAAGAAATATAAACTTATATTTGTTAAATGCCTTTTATCAAAAGCCTTATGTGAAAGACAAAGATTTTTATTTACAATTTGAAGAGCGATTGGAGCTAATGAAAAGTTATCTGGTTTCTTTGGAAAGATAA
- a CDS encoding TetR-like C-terminal domain-containing protein, with the protein MAQQYTRKVIREVFVQMLNERPLSKITVKDIVNECEINRNTFYYYYPDLYAILAEIFQTELQTVIEEYNDTLSWEESFLAATKFALENKIAIYHVYNSIQKEELEKYLFNVAGNVMTRYVEDASKDLKASGEDKRLIVSFYQSALTEMLLHWISSGMKEDPPKVIHRIGLLFDGNIALSLERSAKLNDSW; encoded by the coding sequence ATGGCACAACAGTATACCAGAAAAGTTATTCGCGAAGTATTTGTACAGATGTTAAATGAGCGTCCACTGAGTAAAATCACCGTAAAGGATATTGTTAATGAATGTGAGATTAATCGCAATACATTTTACTATTATTATCCGGATCTCTATGCGATACTTGCAGAAATATTTCAGACAGAGCTTCAAACGGTTATTGAGGAATATAACGATACCCTTTCATGGGAAGAAAGTTTTCTAGCAGCTACGAAATTTGCACTTGAGAATAAAATCGCTATTTACCATGTCTATAACTCGATTCAAAAAGAAGAGTTGGAAAAATACTTATTTAATGTTGCAGGTAATGTTATGACACGTTATGTTGAGGATGCCAGTAAAGATTTAAAAGCCTCGGGAGAAGATAAGAGACTTATTGTGTCCTTTTATCAAAGTGCGCTCACAGAGATGCTTCTCCATTGGATATCTTCAGGAATGAAGGAGGACCCTCCAAAAGTAATTCATAGAATTGGACTTCTCTTCGATGGCAATATTGCTCTGTCTTTAGAAAGAAGCGCTAAATTAAATGATTCTTGGTAA
- a CDS encoding class I SAM-dependent methyltransferase, translating into MDFESLRRLQKDSERVDALYQIMKEDSRLNHSKAARVEFITTTTYIEKYLKEGDRILDLGAGAGEYSLYFARKGYEVTAVELASANIEAFQKKITGEDKIELIHGNALDLSCFAEDSFDVVLLFGPLYHLSKEEDRQKCITEAKRVLKPTGTIFFAFILNDMVILTELYYRQDFFLENSYDHETFKVEDFPFVFFTVDQTREMLQAAGIQILKEIASDGVSELLEDKINAMDEESYKQYVRYHLYCCEKPEMLGRSNHLLTIGKK; encoded by the coding sequence ATGGATTTTGAGAGCTTAAGAAGGTTACAAAAAGATTCCGAACGTGTCGATGCATTATATCAGATAATGAAAGAAGATAGCAGGTTAAACCATTCCAAAGCAGCACGAGTTGAGTTTATTACAACTACAACTTATATCGAAAAATACCTAAAAGAAGGAGATCGCATCTTAGATCTTGGCGCTGGTGCAGGGGAGTATAGTCTATACTTTGCAAGAAAAGGTTATGAAGTAACTGCTGTGGAGCTTGCAAGTGCTAATATAGAGGCATTTCAAAAGAAGATAACAGGGGAAGATAAGATTGAACTAATCCATGGCAATGCGCTTGATCTTAGTTGCTTTGCAGAGGATAGTTTTGATGTAGTGCTTCTCTTTGGACCGCTCTATCATTTATCAAAAGAAGAAGACCGTCAAAAGTGTATTACTGAGGCGAAAAGAGTATTAAAGCCAACAGGAACGATTTTCTTTGCTTTTATATTAAATGATATGGTTATCTTAACCGAACTTTATTATCGGCAAGATTTCTTTCTTGAGAATAGTTATGACCATGAAACCTTCAAAGTCGAAGATTTTCCGTTTGTCTTTTTTACAGTGGATCAAACTCGTGAAATGTTACAGGCAGCAGGGATACAGATATTAAAAGAAATTGCTTCTGATGGAGTTAGTGAATTGCTAGAAGACAAGATTAATGCGATGGATGAAGAAAGCTATAAGCAATATGTAAGATATCATCTGTATTGTTGCGAGAAACCTGAGATGTTAGGACGAAGTAACCATCTCTTAACCATAGGGAAAAAGTAG
- a CDS encoding tRNA 2-thiocytidine(32) synthetase TtcA: MERYQEIERSIVKKYRKEIWRPFVKAVQEYELIKEGDKIAVCISGGKDSMLLAKCMQELQKHGKIPFELVFLVMDPGYNEINRQTIINNAKLLNIPIEIFESNIFDIVAEVDESPCYLCARMRRGYLYKNAKAHGCNKIALGHHFDDVIETILMGMLYSGQIQTMMPKLHSTNFEGMELIRPMYYVKEDAILHWKQFHELQFIQCACRFTENCTLCDNGGGGSKRQEMKALVKKFRSQSNIIDSNIFRSVENVNLDTVIAYKTKGTKHHFLDTYDREDSVDLKDTDLQ, from the coding sequence ATGGAACGTTATCAGGAAATAGAAAGAAGTATTGTAAAGAAATATCGAAAAGAAATATGGCGTCCGTTTGTAAAAGCGGTACAGGAATATGAACTAATCAAAGAAGGAGATAAAATAGCAGTTTGTATCTCCGGAGGCAAGGATTCTATGCTTCTTGCAAAGTGTATGCAGGAGCTTCAAAAACATGGTAAGATCCCATTTGAATTGGTATTCCTCGTAATGGACCCAGGGTATAATGAGATTAATCGTCAGACGATTATTAATAACGCAAAACTATTAAATATACCGATTGAAATTTTTGAATCGAATATCTTTGATATTGTAGCGGAAGTAGATGAAAGTCCTTGTTATTTATGTGCTAGAATGCGCCGTGGGTATCTTTATAAGAATGCAAAGGCACATGGATGTAATAAAATTGCATTAGGTCATCATTTTGATGACGTGATTGAAACTATTTTAATGGGTATGCTTTATAGCGGTCAGATTCAAACTATGATGCCAAAGCTTCATAGTACGAATTTTGAAGGAATGGAGCTAATCCGTCCAATGTATTATGTAAAGGAAGATGCAATTCTTCATTGGAAACAGTTCCATGAACTTCAATTTATCCAATGTGCATGCAGATTTACAGAAAACTGTACATTATGTGATAATGGAGGCGGCGGTTCAAAACGTCAGGAAATGAAAGCGTTAGTTAAAAAGTTCCGTAGCCAAAGTAATATTATTGATAGCAATATCTTCCGAAGTGTAGAAAATGTGAATTTAGATACGGTTATAGCGTATAAAACCAAGGGTACAAAACATCATTTCCTTGATACGTATGATAGAGAAGATAGTGTAGACTTAAAGGACACGGACTTGCAGTAA
- a CDS encoding autorepressor SdpR family transcription factor: MSFQESFKALSDPTRREIINILKRGKLTAGEIVEHFDMTGATISHHLTILKAAGLVTDEKKGKYIYYELNLSVVEEIMTWFASLKEE; the protein is encoded by the coding sequence TTGAGTTTTCAAGAGAGTTTTAAGGCTCTTTCTGACCCGACTAGACGAGAAATCATTAATATTTTAAAACGTGGGAAATTAACTGCTGGGGAAATTGTAGAGCATTTTGATATGACAGGGGCTACGATTTCTCATCATTTAACAATACTAAAGGCTGCAGGGCTTGTTACGGATGAAAAAAAGGGAAAGTATATTTATTATGAACTTAATTTATCCGTTGTAGAGGAAATTATGACATGGTTTGCAAGTCTTAAGGAGGAGTAA
- a CDS encoding oleate hydratase: MYYSSGNYEAFARPVKPEGADRKSTYLIGSGLASLSAACFLVRDGQLKGERIHILEKDKLPGGACDGYKYSDRGFVMRGGREMDNHFECMWDIMRSIPSIETEGVSVLDEYYWLNKSDPNYSLMRATVNRGEDAHTDGKFGLSDKGAMEIMHLFFTPDEELFEKRIDELFSKEVLNSNFWMYWRTMFAFENWHSALEMKRYIQRYIHHIGGLPDFKALRFTKYNQYESLILPMMKYLEEHNVQFHYDTQVVNVEFDIKKDKKVAKRIVCIHENQEESIDLSEDDLIFISNGGCVENSSLGDQNHTAEYNTEIKAGSGWDMWRKIAAQDPSFGNPDKFCGDPEKTNWMSATVTTLDDKIPPYVQNICKRDPFSGKVVTGGIVTATDSNWLLSWTFNRQPQFRNQPKNQLVGWIYGLFSDVPGNFVKKTMRECTGKEICMEWLYHMGVPENQIEQLAENSANTVPCMMPYITAFFMPRNTEDRPLVVPEGSVNFAFIGQFAETKRDTIFTTEYSVRTGMEAVYTLLDIDRGVPEVWGSVYDVRDLLNASVQLTDGKKITDVDLGFKGKMALKEGLKKLKDTEIEKLLKEYNVI, translated from the coding sequence ATGTATTATAGCAGTGGTAATTATGAAGCATTTGCACGACCAGTAAAACCAGAAGGTGCTGATCGTAAATCAACTTATTTAATTGGTTCTGGACTTGCATCTTTATCAGCAGCTTGCTTTTTGGTAAGAGATGGTCAGTTAAAAGGAGAACGTATTCACATACTTGAAAAGGATAAACTCCCTGGCGGCGCCTGCGATGGTTATAAATACTCTGACCGTGGTTTCGTTATGCGTGGAGGCCGAGAAATGGATAACCATTTTGAATGCATGTGGGATATCATGAGATCCATTCCTTCGATTGAAACAGAAGGTGTTAGTGTTTTAGATGAATATTACTGGTTAAATAAAAGTGACCCAAACTATTCCCTTATGCGTGCTACCGTAAACCGCGGAGAAGATGCACATACTGATGGTAAGTTTGGTTTATCCGATAAAGGTGCTATGGAAATTATGCATCTATTTTTCACACCAGATGAAGAGCTATTTGAAAAACGTATTGATGAATTATTCTCTAAGGAAGTATTAAACTCAAACTTTTGGATGTACTGGCGTACTATGTTCGCCTTTGAAAACTGGCATAGTGCCCTTGAGATGAAACGTTATATCCAGCGTTATATTCATCACATTGGAGGTCTACCAGACTTTAAAGCACTTCGTTTTACAAAGTACAATCAATATGAATCACTAATCCTTCCAATGATGAAGTATCTAGAAGAACATAATGTTCAGTTCCATTATGATACACAGGTAGTTAATGTGGAATTTGATATCAAAAAAGATAAAAAGGTTGCTAAACGTATTGTTTGTATTCATGAGAATCAGGAAGAATCCATTGATTTAAGTGAAGATGATCTTATATTTATCAGCAATGGTGGCTGTGTTGAAAATTCTTCTTTAGGCGATCAAAATCATACAGCTGAGTATAATACCGAAATAAAAGCAGGCAGTGGCTGGGATATGTGGCGTAAGATTGCAGCACAAGACCCATCCTTTGGTAATCCAGATAAGTTCTGTGGTGATCCAGAAAAAACAAATTGGATGTCTGCCACAGTAACTACACTAGATGATAAAATTCCTCCTTATGTTCAAAACATCTGTAAGCGTGATCCATTTAGCGGCAAAGTTGTTACTGGTGGTATTGTTACAGCAACTGACTCTAACTGGCTTCTTAGCTGGACCTTTAACCGCCAGCCACAGTTTAGAAATCAGCCAAAGAATCAATTAGTTGGCTGGATCTATGGATTATTTAGTGATGTACCAGGTAACTTTGTGAAGAAAACAATGCGCGAATGTACTGGTAAAGAAATCTGTATGGAATGGTTATACCATATGGGAGTTCCTGAAAATCAAATCGAACAACTCGCAGAAAATAGTGCAAACACTGTTCCTTGTATGATGCCTTATATCACAGCTTTCTTTATGCCACGTAACACTGAGGACCGTCCTTTGGTTGTTCCAGAAGGAAGCGTAAACTTTGCATTTATTGGACAATTTGCTGAGACAAAACGTGATACTATATTTACAACCGAATATTCTGTACGTACCGGTATGGAAGCTGTATATACCTTACTTGATATAGACCGTGGCGTACCAGAAGTTTGGGGTAGCGTTTATGATGTCCGCGATTTATTAAATGCATCCGTTCAATTAACAGATGGTAAAAAGATTACCGATGTTGATTTAGGATTCAAGGGGAAAATGGCGTTAAAGGAAGGACTTAAGAAGTTAAAAGATACTGAAATCGAAAAACTTCTTAAGGAGTATAATGTAATATAA
- a CDS encoding SdpI family protein has protein sequence MKKLFHQDNYKLWLIAIIALLIAIIAYPFLPAEIPFHFGANGEVDQYGGPWTIFLMPAIIIILIVLAELLRIIDPKRQSYAKFSRHYYGVYFLISLLFMFLEIYIIAMSFGIEVMNINHLMPAIIGILFLALGNSMPKFKHNYFCGIRTCYTLANEDVWFMTHRFAGKLWFLGGFCMILTILLPAKANWIVSFIIVAILGIIPVLYSYFAYQRINKK, from the coding sequence ATGAAAAAGTTGTTTCATCAGGATAATTATAAGCTATGGCTGATTGCTATTATCGCATTGCTTATTGCAATAATTGCATATCCATTTTTACCCGCGGAGATCCCTTTCCACTTTGGCGCTAACGGGGAGGTGGACCAATATGGAGGACCATGGACGATATTTTTAATGCCAGCGATTATTATAATTCTTATCGTTTTAGCTGAACTACTTCGTATTATTGATCCGAAGAGACAATCCTATGCTAAATTCTCAAGGCATTATTATGGGGTATATTTCTTAATCTCCCTGTTGTTTATGTTCTTGGAAATCTATATTATCGCAATGAGTTTTGGGATTGAGGTAATGAATATCAATCATCTTATGCCTGCTATTATTGGTATATTGTTTTTGGCACTTGGTAATAGTATGCCAAAATTTAAGCATAATTACTTTTGTGGGATAAGAACTTGCTATACATTAGCAAATGAGGATGTTTGGTTTATGACCCATCGTTTTGCGGGTAAGCTATGGTTTCTTGGAGGTTTTTGTATGATATTAACCATATTGTTACCAGCCAAAGCTAATTGGATCGTTTCCTTTATAATCGTTGCAATTCTTGGAATCATACCGGTTCTGTATTCATATTTTGCATATCAACGTATAAATAAGAAATAG
- a CDS encoding amidohydrolase yields the protein MKLLIKNGIILTMSETKYQPGDLLIEDGKIKEIAPTISISEDNSLITIPATNCIVMPGLIEAHCHVGISEEKKGKEGDDSNETSNPVSPYLRAIDAINPLDPAFHDAIRAGITGIMVGPGSTNVVGGQFTFLKTAGSRCIEDLAILNPAAMKVAFGENPKSFYGEQAMMPFTRMGIAFLLREELWKAKQYLKKKKKAEETSEEFDEDFRLEPWIPVLEKKIPLKAHVHRTDDILTAIRIAKEFELDMTLDHCSEGHLISEEILDSGFPAIVGPDLASRNKIEVQNMAFKTAGELSKAGVLVSITTDHPVSLIQTLPICTGFAVKNGLPMEDGLRAITINAAKICRVDHRIGSLEVGKDADIAIFDGNPLEVFTNCLYTIIDGKIIYQYHKPK from the coding sequence ATGAAACTATTAATTAAGAACGGAATCATCTTAACGATGTCCGAAACAAAGTATCAACCCGGTGATTTATTAATAGAGGATGGAAAAATTAAAGAAATCGCCCCTACAATCTCAATCAGTGAGGATAATTCACTCATAACCATACCTGCAACAAACTGTATTGTGATGCCAGGATTAATTGAAGCGCATTGTCACGTCGGTATTTCTGAAGAAAAGAAAGGAAAAGAAGGAGACGACTCGAACGAGACAAGCAATCCGGTCTCTCCATATCTACGGGCAATCGATGCTATCAATCCGCTAGATCCAGCTTTTCATGATGCCATACGAGCAGGTATTACGGGAATTATGGTTGGGCCAGGAAGTACAAATGTCGTAGGTGGACAATTTACTTTTTTAAAAACAGCGGGTTCGAGATGCATTGAGGATTTAGCTATCTTAAATCCAGCAGCAATGAAGGTTGCATTTGGTGAAAATCCAAAATCCTTTTATGGGGAACAAGCTATGATGCCATTCACCCGAATGGGTATTGCGTTCTTACTTCGGGAAGAATTATGGAAAGCTAAGCAGTATCTTAAGAAAAAGAAGAAGGCTGAAGAAACTTCAGAGGAATTTGATGAGGACTTTCGATTAGAGCCATGGATACCCGTCTTAGAAAAAAAGATTCCTCTTAAAGCACATGTCCACCGTACCGATGACATCCTAACAGCGATACGTATTGCAAAAGAGTTCGAATTGGATATGACTTTAGATCACTGTTCGGAAGGCCATCTCATCTCTGAGGAAATCTTAGACTCTGGTTTTCCCGCCATTGTTGGTCCCGACCTTGCCTCCCGCAATAAAATTGAAGTACAAAACATGGCATTTAAGACAGCAGGTGAACTTAGCAAAGCAGGTGTTTTAGTTTCTATTACAACTGATCATCCAGTTAGTCTTATACAAACCCTTCCTATTTGCACTGGGTTCGCTGTTAAGAATGGGCTACCGATGGAGGACGGACTAAGAGCAATCACAATAAACGCTGCAAAAATATGTAGAGTTGACCATCGTATAGGGAGCCTGGAGGTTGGAAAAGATGCTGACATCGCCATCTTTGATGGAAACCCATTAGAAGTCTTTACAAACTGTCTCTATACCATTATCGATGGTAAAATTATTTATCAATATCATAAACCTAAATGA